From Pseudocalidococcus azoricus BACA0444, the proteins below share one genomic window:
- a CDS encoding IS1 family transposase, with amino-acid sequence MNQLDTKKRVQVIACLVEGNSIRSTVRMTGVAKNTVTKLLVDIGKVCAEYQDANVRHLTCKRIRCDEIWAFVYSKQKNVPEDKKGEFGYGDVYTWTGLDADTKLMVSWLVGKRDAAYGEVFMHDLADRLTHKVQLTTDGHKAYLEAVESAFGGSIDYAMLIKLFGTPTEGDVRYSPSVCTGTRTQVIVGQPDAKYIGTSYVERQNLTMRMGMRRFTRLTNAFSKKVENLEHAVALHFMYYNFVRVHQTLKTTPAVAAGIADYVWSIAEIVSLLEK; translated from the coding sequence ATGAATCAATTAGATACTAAGAAACGAGTTCAAGTGATTGCCTGTTTGGTAGAAGGCAACTCAATCCGTTCAACTGTTCGGATGACCGGAGTAGCAAAGAATACAGTAACTAAGTTGCTTGTAGATATTGGCAAGGTTTGTGCAGAGTACCAAGATGCCAATGTGAGACACCTAACCTGCAAACGTATTCGGTGTGATGAGATTTGGGCATTTGTTTATTCAAAGCAGAAAAACGTCCCAGAGGATAAGAAGGGTGAATTTGGCTATGGCGATGTTTATACCTGGACAGGTTTAGATGCTGATACAAAATTGATGGTTAGCTGGCTTGTCGGAAAGCGTGATGCCGCCTATGGAGAAGTTTTTATGCACGATTTGGCAGACCGTTTAACTCATAAAGTCCAACTCACTACAGATGGACATAAAGCTTATCTGGAAGCGGTAGAAAGTGCCTTTGGTGGCTCAATTGATTACGCCATGCTAATTAAGCTTTTTGGAACGCCGACAGAGGGTGATGTACGGTATAGCCCTAGTGTCTGCACAGGCACAAGAACTCAAGTGATTGTTGGACAGCCTGATGCCAAGTATATTGGCACTTCTTATGTAGAACGGCAAAATCTAACTATGAGAATGGGAATGCGGCGATTTACCCGCCTTACCAATGCTTTTTCAAAGAAAGTAGAAAATCTCGAACACGCTGTAGCTTTACACTTTATGTATTACAACTTTGTGCGGGTTCATCAAACCCTTAAGACAACTCCCGCTGTGGCGGCTGGTATCGCAGATTATGTCTGGTCAATCGCAGAGATTGTCTCTCTCCTTGAGAAATAG
- a CDS encoding agmatinase family protein, producing the protein MTSSSSESPLFNPPTEAQQALEKERHLPLTGWQQEVSQGLAFGLEAAESIKDRTISTFSRGELPHFAGINTFLKAPYLEDVRQVGNYDVAIVGVPHDSGTTYRPGTRFGPQGIRRISALYTPYNFEFGVDLREQITLCDVGDIFTIPANNEKSFDQISKGIAHIFASGAFPIILGGDHSIGFPTVRGVCRHLGDKKIGIIHFDRHVDTQETDLDERMHTCPWFHATNMANAPAKNLVQLGIGGWQVPRQGVKVCRERATNILTVTDITEMGLDAAADFALERALDGTDCVWISFDIDCIDAGFVPGTGWPEPGGLLPREALYLLGKIIRNAPVCGMEVVEVSPPYDISDMTSLMATRVICDAMAHLVVSGQLPRQAKPDYIYAQANMNVDVPWA; encoded by the coding sequence ATGACTTCTTCGAGTAGCGAATCTCCCCTGTTTAATCCCCCAACCGAGGCTCAACAGGCCCTAGAAAAAGAACGACATTTACCCCTGACCGGTTGGCAGCAGGAAGTATCCCAGGGGTTAGCGTTTGGCCTGGAAGCCGCAGAAAGTATTAAAGACCGAACCATTTCCACCTTTTCCCGGGGGGAACTGCCTCACTTCGCCGGGATTAACACCTTTCTGAAAGCTCCCTACTTAGAAGATGTGCGTCAAGTTGGTAACTATGATGTGGCGATTGTGGGTGTCCCGCACGATTCTGGCACCACCTACCGGCCGGGAACACGGTTTGGCCCCCAAGGGATTCGCCGGATTTCTGCCCTTTATACGCCCTACAACTTTGAATTTGGGGTTGACCTGCGGGAGCAAATTACCCTCTGTGATGTTGGCGATATTTTTACAATTCCGGCCAATAATGAAAAATCCTTTGACCAAATTTCCAAAGGCATCGCCCATATTTTTGCCTCTGGGGCGTTTCCGATTATTTTGGGCGGCGATCACTCCATTGGCTTTCCCACAGTGCGGGGTGTGTGTCGGCATTTAGGGGATAAGAAAATTGGCATTATTCACTTTGACCGCCATGTGGATACCCAAGAAACCGACCTGGATGAACGGATGCATACCTGTCCTTGGTTCCATGCCACCAATATGGCTAATGCTCCGGCCAAGAATCTCGTCCAGTTGGGAATTGGCGGGTGGCAAGTGCCGCGGCAAGGGGTCAAGGTCTGTCGAGAACGGGCAACAAATATCCTGACGGTAACGGATATTACGGAAATGGGCCTGGATGCCGCCGCCGATTTTGCCTTGGAACGGGCCTTGGATGGCACAGATTGTGTTTGGATTAGCTTTGATATTGATTGCATTGATGCTGGTTTTGTCCCTGGGACGGGCTGGCCGGAACCAGGTGGTTTATTACCCCGAGAGGCCCTGTATTTGCTGGGTAAAATTATTCGGAATGCGCCAGTTTGTGGGATGGAAGTGGTCGAAGTTTCGCCCCCCTATGACATTAGTGATATGACCTCCTTGATGGCAACGCGGGTGATTTGTGATGCCATGGCCCATTTGGTGGTTTCAGGACAATTGCCACGCCAGGCCAAGCCGGATTATATTTATGCTCAGGCCAATATGAATGTGGATGTGCCTTGGGCGTAA
- a CDS encoding helix-turn-helix domain-containing protein: protein MSKGTPGFMGEKLSQALRLRRIKPITLANEIGVTRSSISAYEKNLRSPSPEIMGQICQVLNLPLSFFVNNSIYLPKSNSPLFYRSYFSKLKMAREAAEEKHRIFSSMVFYLDRFVSFPPSNIPLFDVPSDPTEIDEKQIEEISQKTRKYWGLNLGPISNVIYLLENNGIFVGKFPFGCDKLDAFSQNIEGRYFQIIIGSDKGSAVRQRFDAAHELGHIVLHRKIPKEIVKSEVFHGLLEYQANQFAFEFLFPTPAFKNEVKRYSIGEFINLKRKWKVSVASQVQRASKPDIAGVVEMAPLQRTISRNGWRKNEPLDNELICEEPRLIKDAFKIVLETRTQSPQDVYNNFCLHFSDIEQIAGLPDGYLSSFEQEKSKVIDLKDEFKTRNTIDIDDPVDFDYEETKNVSNRKTNVYSFLDAFAQKT, encoded by the coding sequence ATGAGTAAAGGAACGCCAGGATTCATGGGGGAGAAGCTTTCACAAGCACTAAGATTGAGAAGAATTAAGCCTATTACCTTGGCGAATGAAATAGGAGTTACTAGGTCATCAATTTCTGCATATGAAAAGAATTTAAGATCGCCTAGCCCTGAGATTATGGGACAAATATGCCAAGTATTAAATTTGCCTTTGAGCTTTTTTGTTAACAACTCAATATATTTACCTAAATCGAACAGTCCATTATTTTATCGATCTTATTTTTCTAAGTTAAAGATGGCTCGTGAAGCAGCAGAGGAAAAGCATAGAATTTTTTCTTCTATGGTTTTTTATCTTGATCGTTTTGTTAGTTTTCCTCCCTCAAATATTCCATTATTTGACGTTCCATCAGATCCGACAGAAATAGATGAAAAGCAAATAGAGGAAATTTCTCAAAAAACTAGAAAATATTGGGGACTGAATTTAGGCCCAATTAGTAATGTCATTTATTTGTTAGAAAACAATGGAATATTTGTAGGAAAATTCCCTTTTGGTTGCGATAAATTAGACGCTTTTTCTCAAAATATTGAAGGGCGTTATTTTCAAATCATCATAGGGTCGGACAAAGGCTCTGCTGTTAGGCAAAGATTTGATGCTGCTCATGAATTAGGGCATATTGTTCTTCATAGGAAGATACCTAAAGAAATTGTTAAAAGTGAAGTTTTTCATGGCTTGCTCGAATATCAAGCAAATCAGTTTGCTTTTGAATTTTTGTTCCCTACGCCTGCATTTAAAAATGAAGTAAAGAGATATAGCATTGGCGAATTTATTAATCTTAAGAGAAAATGGAAGGTTTCAGTTGCTTCTCAAGTGCAAAGGGCAAGCAAACCAGACATTGCTGGTGTAGTAGAAATGGCTCCTCTACAAAGAACTATTAGTCGAAATGGATGGAGAAAAAATGAGCCTCTTGATAATGAACTTATCTGTGAAGAGCCGCGCTTAATCAAGGATGCGTTCAAAATTGTCTTAGAAACAAGAACTCAGTCTCCACAAGATGTTTACAATAACTTTTGCTTACATTTTTCTGATATTGAACAGATTGCAGGGCTGCCTGATGGGTATTTAAGTTCTTTTGAACAAGAGAAATCAAAAGTAATCGATCTGAAAGATGAATTCAAAACCAGGAATACTATTGACATAGATGATCCGGTTGATTTTGATTACGAAGAAACAAAAAATGTATCAAACAGAAAGACTAATGTTTATAGCTTTTTAGATGCATTTGCACAAAAGACATAA
- the hypA gene encoding hydrogenase maturation nickel metallochaperone HypA — MHETDMTKALIMTVKDWWDAQPGQPKITKVHLTVGQFTCVEPVGLQFAFKVQTENTFLAGAELVIMETPLIAFCHRCQEEYFPEMGQRYACLNCGQPMEDIRSGRELKIERVEFSDSSPAKQSLP, encoded by the coding sequence ATGCATGAAACAGATATGACCAAAGCCTTGATCATGACGGTCAAAGATTGGTGGGATGCACAACCTGGGCAACCAAAAATTACAAAAGTCCATTTAACCGTGGGTCAGTTTACCTGTGTTGAGCCAGTGGGTTTGCAATTTGCCTTTAAGGTGCAGACCGAAAATACCTTCTTGGCTGGGGCTGAGTTGGTGATTATGGAAACACCCTTAATTGCTTTTTGTCATCGCTGCCAGGAGGAATATTTTCCTGAAATGGGTCAACGCTATGCCTGTCTAAATTGTGGGCAACCAATGGAGGATATTCGCTCAGGCCGGGAGTTGAAAATTGAACGGGTGGAGTTCTCTGATTCCTCCCCGGCCAAGCAATCACTACCATAG